The segment TACGAAATCCCGAAAAGCCGTTTCTGGCAGAATTACCAGACGTTTGGCAAGCGTCTCGCGCCAATAGCGATACTCATCGCTGACTGGCAACGCCTGTTGCGCAAGCCAATCTGCGATTTGTTTGACTGCTGTATTCGTCTGCGCCTCAAATGCAAACTCCTCCAGCACAACCCTCTCATTTGCTACAACCATACTATCCTGTGCAACAAAGGCGGCATTGTCCGCACCTGGCCCTGTTTCGGTCCAATCCACGCTCAATTCTGCCAACTGTGCATCGCGTCGAAAACGTGCCAGCACATTCTGGCTGGTCACCCAAGCAAACACTCCGACAAGAGAGCGCACCGGGAAGAGCAGTATACGTGCATCCCCTACAGATAAAGCGCCCGCATGCGCGCTTGGATCTTGCTCGGGTCCAAATACAATTTCAACGTTTTTCTTATCGGTGCGATTGGCTATGTCACGCAGGCATCCTTTTAAGCTTGAGGCTTGCACCATCGGATAGCCCGTGGCGCGCTCGCGCTGGATGGGCAAGTCCACAATGCCGAGACTCGTTCCACTGCCCGCATGGAGCGGGGTCTCGGTGTAGCAAAACAGGATCGCGCTTTTGTCAAACATGGCGACCTCCTTCAGGCGTAATTCCACGAACCAATTGCACAGAAGCCGAATCCAATCTGTCCGAAATCGCCTTCACCTGCTGGCGTCTCGGTAAAGGGGTTGCCGTTCCAGGTGACGGTGTCGTTGCATTTGAAAAAGAACACGCTCCCTGCAGGTACAAAACGACGCATAGGCTTCTGGAAGTTTGTGCGGCGACGCCGGTCATCCACATAAGCTCCTCCAATTGACTGATAGCG is part of the Rhodothermus profundi genome and harbors:
- the cmr4 gene encoding type III-B CRISPR module RAMP protein Cmr4; protein product: MELRLKEVAMFDKSAILFCYTETPLHAGSGTSLGIVDLPIQRERATGYPMVQASSLKGCLRDIANRTDKKNVEIVFGPEQDPSAHAGALSVGDARILLFPVRSLVGVFAWVTSQNVLARFRRDAQLAELSVDWTETGPGADNAAFVAQDSMVVANERVVLEEFAFEAQTNTAVKQIADWLAQQALPVSDEYRYWRETLAKRLVILPETAFRDFVQFSTEVVSRVRIDDVKKTVAQGALWTEEHLPSDTLLYATLFASKPRVNSNLSELQDAQAVLNFVKGCVDGRRMQLGGDSTVGRGFVKVRLVQQ